Proteins from one Candidatus Nitrospira nitrosa genomic window:
- a CDS encoding dual specificity protein phosphatase family protein, whose product MHMITDQLLVGNIDDAQQPPAVVGTLLLVAEELVVTPAPWMDYCHIPFREFAKADPAKLMEAVQWLELRAPTERKLVCCRAGMGRSVSVVMAYLCCVEGRSYDEVLKLVMTRHPGAMPLPNLQVAIEQVRQLRRSRSSHQTGL is encoded by the coding sequence ATGCACATGATTACGGATCAGCTCTTGGTTGGAAACATTGACGATGCACAGCAGCCACCGGCGGTCGTCGGTACGCTGTTATTGGTGGCTGAAGAGTTGGTTGTCACCCCTGCCCCCTGGATGGATTACTGCCACATTCCTTTTCGAGAGTTTGCTAAGGCTGATCCTGCCAAGTTGATGGAAGCGGTGCAATGGCTTGAATTGCGGGCACCGACAGAGCGAAAACTGGTGTGTTGCCGGGCCGGCATGGGGCGATCGGTTTCCGTCGTTATGGCCTACCTGTGTTGTGTGGAAGGGAGGTCCTACGACGAAGTGCTGAAACTCGTCATGACACGGCACCCTGGTGCCATGCCGCTGCCGAATTTACAAGTCGCCATTGAGCAGGTTCGTCAACTCCGCCGCTCCAGGTCGTCTCACCAGACTGGTTTGTAA